From the Solea senegalensis isolate Sse05_10M linkage group LG16, IFAPA_SoseM_1, whole genome shotgun sequence genome, one window contains:
- the six4a gene encoding homeobox protein SIX4a yields MSSSSAGEVTAANDIKRENVKELDERECIKFVALDAAELSMERATPSADAVRTELLVSAASSLAFSPEQVACVCEALQQGGNVDRLARFLWSLPQSDLLRGNESILKAQALVAFHQARYQELYSILENHSFSPSNHTFLQDLWYKARYTEAEKARGRPLGAVDKYRIRRKYPLPRTIWDGEETVYCFKERSRNALKDLYNQNRYPSPAEKRNLAKITGLSLTQVSNWFKNRRQRDRNPSEAQSKSESDGNHSTEDESSKGQEELSPRPLSNSSDGLMPHGIQTGPLDSGVVIQQIGDIKMPPGSNSGGLYNGSLVTSNTSSTMFHNGGSSYLHTPGNILFNGLNLGIQPLAFNPLRSSGGVLLGGTGVDMQMQEKGLGSSPEDSGLQYTSYSGCVNGAEVKLEGTHSSMAAQNGGSSVLAFSSPSGALQLGGYSLVHVPSGVSDSDSGSLLNSDVGLPTLQLSASSASTISQQGPLPLDNVAVSSSSDDSFQQQDKLTMTSLHHSTVLYSLSNAGQPSIKKEPLEGGVYSSYHHGLHLDPNGQLSYTTPNSEEAPSSRGPTSTTEVSAVAASSPEPEVYTTLTISTPLMAQTDARSHHLQPAEYLGGHEVRGPSHLMGPGMNSNFMNLSDNKVDGSGSGSMNEMVRAMCGEMEAVEGKELAKLQTVQMDEDMADL; encoded by the exons atgtcttcttcttctgccggAGAAGTCACAGCAGCAAATGACATCAAGAGGGAAAATGTGAAGGAGCTGGATGAGCGCGAGTGCATCAAGTTTGTGGCGCTGGACGCGGCGGAGTTGTCCATGGAGCGCGCGACTCCCAGCGCGGACGCGGTGCGCACGGAGCTGTTGGTGAGCGCCGCTTCCTCTCTGGCTTTCTCCCCGGAGCAAGTGGCGTGCGTCTGCGAGGCTTTGCAGCAGGGAGGCAATGTGGACCGGCTGGCCAGGTTCCTGTGGTCCCTGCCACAGAGTGACCTGCTGCGCGGCAACGAAAGCATCCTGAAAGCCCAAGCCCTGGTCGCTTTCCACCAGGCGCGGTACCAGGAGCTGTACAGTATACTGGAGAACCACAGCTTCAGTCCGTCCAACCACACCTTTCTGCAGGATCTGTGGTACAAGGCCCGATACACTGAGGCGGAGAAGGCGCGGGGGAGACCACTGGGCGCCGTGGACAAATACCGGATCCGGAGAAAATACCCTCTCCCCAGGACTATCTGGGACGGCGAGGAGACTGTGTATTGTTTCAAGGAGAGGTCTCGGAACGCGCTGAAGGATCTGTATAATCAGAATAGGTACCCATCTCCTGCCGAGAAAAGAAACCTCGCCAAGATTACAGGACTCTCCTTGACCCAGGTCAGCAACTGGTTCAAaaacaggagacagagagacagaaacccTTCCGAGGCACAATCAAAAAG TGAATCAGATGGAAACCACAGCACAGAGGATGAGTCTAGTAAAGGCCAGGAGGAGCTGTCACCACGGCCCCTCTCGAACTCCTCGGATGGGTTAATGCCCCATGGGATTCAAACTGGGCCTCTGGACAGTGGGGTGGTCATCCAACAGATTGGGGACATCAAGATGCCCCCTGGATCCAACAGCGGCGGCCTCTACAACGGAAGTCTAGTGACAAGCAACACCTCCTCCACCATGTTTCACAACGGTGGCTCGTCTTACCTCCACACGCCTGGGAACATCCTGTTCAACGGGCTCAATTTGGGCATCCAGCCCTTGGCCTTCAACCCCCTGAGGTCGTCTGGAGGGGTTTTGCTGGGGGGCACTGGGGTGGACATGCAGATGCAGGAGAAGGGACTGGGTAGTTCTCCTGAGGACTCCGGCCTGCAGTACACCTCCTACTCCGGCTGTGTGAATGGAGCGGAGGTGAAGCTGGAGGGGACTCACTCCTCCATGGCTGCCCAGAACGGAGGCTCCTCCGTGCTGGCGTTCAGCTCGCCGTCAGGCGCGCTGCAGCTGGGTGGCTACAGTCTGGTCCACGTCCCCAGTGGAGTGTCGGACAGCGACAGCGGCTCGTTACTCAACAGCGATGTCGGTCTGCCAACCTTGCAGCTCTCTgcgtcatctgcctcgaccatcTCACAACAAG GTCCTTTACCTCTGGACAACGTCGCCGTGAGTTCCTCCAGCGACGACTCCTTCCAGCAGCAGGACAAGCTGACCATGACGTCTCTGCACCACAGCACCGTCCTCTACAGCTTGAGCAACGCCGGCCAGCCGTCCATCAAGAAGGAGCCGCTGGAGGGAGGCGTCTACTCCTCCTATCACCACGGCCTTCACTTGGACCCCAATGGTCAGCTCAGCTACACCACTCCTAACTCTGAAGAGGCTCCGTCCAGCCGAGGTCCAACCTCGACCACGGAGGTCTCCGCTGTCGCCGCGTCTAGCCCCGAGCCGGAGGTCTACACCACCCTCACCATCAGCACGCCGCTGATGGCCCAGACGGACGCAAGAAGCCACCACCTCCAGCCCGCGGAGTACCTCGGGGGCCACGAGGTCCGAGGGCCCTCGCACCTGATGGGCCCCGGCATGAACAGCAACTTCATGAACCTTTCAGACAACAAAGTTGACGGCTCCGGCTCAGGCAGCATGAATGAGATGGTGCGGGCGATGTGTGGGGAGATGGAGGCTGTGGAAGGCAAGGAGCTAGCCAAACTACAGACAGTGCAAATGGACGAGGACATGGCTGACCTGTGA
- the LOC122782409 gene encoding homeobox protein six1b yields the protein MSILPSFGFTQEQVACVCEVLQQGGNLERLGRFLWSLPACDHLHKNESVLKAKAVVAFHRGNFRELYKILESHQFSPHNHPKLQQLWLKAHYVEAEKLRGRPLGAVGKYRVRRKFPLPRTIWDGEETSYCFKEKSRGVLREWYTHNPYPSPREKRELAEATGLTTTQVSNWFKNRRQRDRAAEAKERENSENNNAGGNKQNQLSPLDGGKSLMSSSEDEFSPPQSPDQNSALLLQGNMSHPGASAYPMSGLGPPQPVHGMHGHPHQLQDSLLGPLTSSLVDLGS from the exons ATGTCTATACTGCCGTCCTTCGGGTTTACGCAGGAGCAAgtggcgtgcgtgtgtgaggtGTTGCAGCAGGGAGGAAACCTGGAGAGGCTCGGCCGCTTCCTGTGGTCTCTGCCCGCCTGCGATCACCTCCACAAGAACGAGAGCGTCCTAAAAGCCAAGGCTGTGGTGGCCTTCCACCGGGGGAACTTCAGGGAGCTCTACAAGATCCTGGAGAGCCACCAGTTCTCTCCGCACAACCACCcgaagctgcagcagctctggcTGAAGGCGCACTACGTGGAGGCGGAGAAGCTGCGCGGTCGGCCGCTCGGAGCTGTAGGGAAGTACCGGGTGCGCAGGAAATTCCCGCTGCCCCGCACGATATGGGACGGCGAGGAGACGAGCTACTGCTTTAAGGAGAAGTCCAGAGGAGTCCTGAGAGAATGGTACACGCACAACCCCTACCCGTCCCCGCGGGAAAAGAGAGAGCTGGCCGAGGCCACAGGACTGACCACGACGCAGGTCAGCAACTGGTTCAAAAACAGacggcagagagacagagccgCAGAGGCGAAGGAGAG AGagaacagtgaaaacaacaacgCAGGCGGCAACAAACAGAACCAGCTGTCGCCGCTGGACGGAGGAAAGTCTCTCATGTCCAGCTCGGAGGACGAGTTTTCTCCACCGCAGAGCCCCGACCAGAACTCAGCGCTTTTGCTCCAGGGTAACATGAGCCACCCCGGGGCCTCCGCTTACCCCATGTCCGGCCTGGGGCCCCCACAGCCGGTGCACGGCATGCACGGACACCCGCACCAACTGCAGGACTCTTTGTTGGGACCCCTAACCTCCAGTCTTGTGGATTTGGGCTCTTAA